In a single window of the Streptomyces cinnabarinus genome:
- the greA gene encoding transcription elongation factor GreA has product MTQTSESVTWLTQEAYNKLKDELAHLTGPARTEIAAKIAAAREEGDLRENGGYHAAKEEQGKQELRVRQLTQLLENAQVGEAPTSAEGEVAPGMVVTIAFDGDEDDTLSFLLASREYASADIETYSPQSPLGAGVIGHKVGEDAEYELPNGKTASVRILKAEPYSG; this is encoded by the coding sequence GTGACCCAGACCAGCGAGTCCGTCACCTGGCTGACCCAGGAGGCGTACAACAAGCTCAAGGACGAGCTTGCGCACCTTACTGGTCCTGCGCGCACGGAGATCGCCGCCAAGATCGCGGCCGCGCGCGAGGAGGGGGACCTGCGCGAGAACGGCGGGTACCACGCGGCCAAGGAGGAGCAGGGCAAGCAGGAGCTCCGCGTGCGCCAGCTGACCCAGCTTCTCGAGAACGCGCAGGTCGGCGAGGCGCCGACGTCCGCGGAGGGCGAGGTCGCACCCGGCATGGTGGTGACGATCGCCTTCGACGGCGACGAGGACGACACCCTGTCCTTCCTGCTCGCCTCGCGTGAGTACGCCAGCGCCGACATCGAGACCTACTCCCCGCAGTCCCCGCTGGGCGCCGGCGTGATCGGCCACAAGGTCGGCGAGGACGCGGAGTACGAGCTGCCGAACGGCAAGACGGCCTCGGTGCGGATCCTGAAGGCCGAGCCGTACAGCGGCTGA
- a CDS encoding DUF4307 domain-containing protein translates to MTTASTGLPEGRYGRPSDERADRRLKLAAVVLGTLLVAVVGYFGYHYVGQNRISAEIIEYDFSEKAVQVHLEVRKDSGASGYCTIRSQSQDGSEVGRGDFRFDGDATRIDKVVTLRTRAEGTTAELLGCQAD, encoded by the coding sequence ATGACCACGGCGAGCACAGGACTGCCCGAGGGCCGTTACGGGCGCCCCTCGGACGAGCGTGCCGACCGTCGGCTCAAGCTCGCCGCCGTCGTCCTCGGCACGCTGCTCGTGGCGGTGGTGGGCTACTTCGGCTATCACTACGTCGGCCAGAACAGGATCAGCGCCGAGATCATCGAGTACGACTTCTCGGAGAAGGCGGTCCAGGTGCATCTGGAGGTCCGCAAGGACTCCGGCGCCTCCGGCTACTGCACGATCCGGTCCCAGTCCCAGGACGGCTCCGAGGTGGGCCGGGGGGACTTCCGCTTCGACGGGGACGCCACCCGGATCGACAAGGTCGTCACCCTCCGTACCAGGGCCGAGGGCACCACGGCCGAGCTGCTCGGCTGCCAGGCGGACTGA